Proteins encoded in a region of the Ruegeria sp. AD91A genome:
- a CDS encoding ABC transporter permease — MMLVFCAILLWLFGWWLNSRLASGPYADTRMVRYLAPLIFGLTVIGIWELLVRGLEVPLVILPAPSVIAVRFADSLPILWADFVQTIIKGALSGYVIGCFAAFLMAIAVDRWDFLRLGLLPVGNFVAALPIVGTAPILVMWFGFDWHSKAAVVVVMVFFPMLVNTVAGLREATSMQRDLMETYAATYWQSFLKLRLPAAMPFIFNGLKISTTLALIGAIVAEFFGSPTLGMGFRISTSVGQLSLDMVWAEIVVAALAGTAFYGLVAGIEKVVTFWHPSQRG; from the coding sequence ATGATGCTGGTTTTCTGTGCTATCCTGCTTTGGCTTTTTGGCTGGTGGTTGAACAGTCGGTTGGCCAGTGGGCCTTACGCCGATACCCGAATGGTGCGGTATCTGGCCCCCTTGATCTTTGGGCTGACTGTCATCGGGATCTGGGAACTTTTGGTGCGCGGCCTTGAGGTTCCACTGGTCATCCTGCCAGCGCCATCGGTGATTGCGGTGCGGTTTGCGGACAGCCTTCCGATCCTGTGGGCTGACTTTGTGCAGACCATCATCAAGGGCGCGTTAAGCGGCTATGTAATCGGGTGCTTTGCGGCCTTTCTGATGGCGATTGCGGTGGATCGCTGGGATTTCCTGCGTCTGGGCCTGTTGCCGGTCGGCAATTTCGTGGCTGCCCTGCCGATTGTCGGGACCGCCCCCATTCTGGTGATGTGGTTCGGGTTTGACTGGCATTCCAAAGCGGCGGTAGTGGTTGTGATGGTGTTCTTTCCGATGCTCGTGAACACCGTGGCCGGGCTGCGTGAGGCCACCTCGATGCAGCGCGACCTGATGGAGACTTATGCCGCAACCTATTGGCAGAGCTTTTTGAAGTTGCGACTGCCTGCGGCGATGCCCTTCATTTTCAACGGGCTGAAGATTTCCACCACTTTGGCGCTGATCGGCGCTATCGTGGCTGAGTTCTTCGGTTCACCGACACTTGGTATGGGGTTCCGGATATCTACCAGCGTCGGGCAACTGTCATTAGACATGGTCTGGGCCGAAATCGTTGTTGCGGCACTCGCAGGTACAGCTTTTTATGGTCTGGTGGCGGGGATCGAAAAAGTGGTGACCTTCTGGCACCCGTCACAGCGCGGATAA
- a CDS encoding ABC transporter permease: MKQVIAVFTVVAAIVLFWYVACIPMNIKGVLTEQERAGAVVQPPSAKDRRDMSEVGLVLNNAFAIPATWEQDRPRLPAPHQVAIEMWETTVQKKITSKRSLIYHGWVTLSATMLGFAIGTGLGILLAVGIVHSRVMDLSVMPWAIVSQTIPIIALAPMIIVVLYSIGIQGIIPKAIISAYLSFFPVVVGMVKGLRSPDAMQLDLLRTYNASRSQGFWKLQLPASMPYLFTSLKIGIAASLVGAIVGELPTGAVAGLGARLLAGSYYGQTVQIWSALFAAAILAACLVGLLGLIERAVLKRMGMAQ; this comes from the coding sequence ATGAAGCAGGTCATTGCCGTATTCACCGTCGTCGCCGCAATTGTTCTGTTCTGGTACGTGGCCTGCATTCCGATGAACATAAAGGGCGTGTTGACCGAACAGGAACGTGCGGGGGCCGTGGTGCAGCCGCCATCCGCCAAGGACCGGCGTGACATGTCCGAGGTTGGTCTTGTTTTGAACAACGCCTTCGCCATCCCGGCCACGTGGGAACAGGACAGGCCTCGACTGCCGGCCCCGCATCAGGTCGCCATCGAGATGTGGGAGACGACGGTCCAGAAAAAGATCACCTCGAAACGGTCGCTGATCTATCACGGCTGGGTCACGCTGAGTGCTACGATGCTGGGATTTGCGATTGGCACCGGGCTGGGCATTCTGCTCGCAGTCGGGATCGTGCATAGCCGCGTGATGGATTTGTCGGTCATGCCCTGGGCGATTGTGAGTCAGACTATTCCGATCATCGCGCTTGCGCCGATGATCATTGTTGTTCTGTACTCCATTGGTATTCAAGGGATCATTCCCAAGGCGATCATATCGGCCTATCTGAGTTTCTTCCCGGTTGTTGTTGGCATGGTCAAAGGATTGCGCAGTCCTGATGCGATGCAACTGGACTTGTTGCGGACGTATAACGCAAGCCGGTCTCAGGGTTTCTGGAAGCTGCAATTGCCTGCGTCGATGCCGTATCTGTTCACGTCGCTCAAGATTGGGATCGCTGCATCGCTGGTCGGTGCCATTGTTGGTGAGCTTCCGACAGGCGCCGTCGCAGGTCTGGGCGCGCGGTTGCTTGCCGGCAGCTATTACGGGCAAACGGTACAGATCTGGTCGGCCCTGTTTGCTGCAGCCATTCTGGCGGCGTGCCTGGTCGGGCTGCTGGGGCTGATTGAACGGGCCGTACTGAAACGGATGGGGATGGCGCAATGA
- a CDS encoding GNAT family N-acetyltransferase — MTTKLNADRIRRAAPGDVPACARVVHDWVTQTDWMPDELPVEELAKLISDAFDDREMWVAGDPVDCYMSVDPAQNKIGALYCGRRGQGIGKRFVDKAKEGRDFLCLTTHRPNTSAQRFYRREGFEVTAEEPPVPPDTVPVYRMEWRA, encoded by the coding sequence ATGACGACTAAGCTGAATGCGGATAGGATCCGGCGCGCGGCTCCAGGTGATGTGCCAGCCTGCGCCAGGGTTGTTCATGACTGGGTCACGCAAACAGACTGGATGCCCGATGAACTGCCGGTAGAAGAGCTGGCGAAACTGATCAGCGACGCATTCGACGACCGTGAAATGTGGGTCGCCGGTGATCCGGTCGATTGCTACATGTCAGTGGACCCGGCACAGAACAAAATCGGTGCGCTGTATTGCGGCCGGAGGGGACAGGGTATCGGCAAGCGCTTTGTCGACAAAGCAAAAGAGGGCCGCGATTTTCTCTGTCTGACGACGCACCGGCCCAATACATCGGCGCAACGCTTTTATCGCCGCGAAGGGTTCGAAGTGACGGCCGAAGAGCCCCCCGTGCCGCCGGATACCGTGCCTGTCTATAGGATGGAGTGGCGTGCATGA
- a CDS encoding ABC transporter ATP-binding protein: MNTESTTRPVIEARQLDLTFQTNDGPVHALKDVNLTIEKGDFVSFIGPSGCGKTTFLRCIAALEIPTGGTLTVNGMTPDEARRNRAYGYVFQAAGLYPWRTIAKNIKLPLEIMGFTAVEQDEQVKRVLELVDLEGFGGKFPWQLSGGMQQRASIARALAFDADILLMDEPFGALDEIVRDHLNEQLLELWARTEKTIGFVTHSIPEAVYLSTKIVVMSPRPGRIADVIDSPLPKERPLDIRDTPEFIEVAHRVREGLRGGHSNDD, encoded by the coding sequence ATGAACACTGAAAGCACGACCCGGCCCGTCATCGAGGCAAGGCAGCTAGACCTGACATTCCAGACCAACGATGGGCCAGTACACGCCCTCAAGGACGTGAACCTGACAATTGAAAAGGGCGATTTCGTCAGTTTCATCGGTCCGTCCGGTTGTGGCAAAACCACCTTTCTGCGCTGCATCGCAGCCCTTGAGATACCTACGGGCGGGACGCTGACCGTCAATGGCATGACCCCCGATGAGGCGCGTCGAAACCGGGCGTACGGGTATGTCTTTCAGGCTGCGGGCCTTTATCCCTGGCGCACAATTGCCAAGAACATAAAACTGCCTCTTGAGATAATGGGATTCACCGCTGTCGAACAGGATGAGCAGGTGAAGAGGGTACTGGAACTTGTTGATCTGGAAGGGTTTGGCGGCAAGTTTCCCTGGCAGTTGTCGGGCGGGATGCAGCAGAGGGCCAGTATCGCGCGTGCCCTTGCCTTCGATGCGGATATCCTGCTGATGGACGAGCCGTTCGGGGCGCTGGATGAGATCGTGCGGGACCACCTGAACGAGCAGCTTCTTGAGCTCTGGGCGCGGACGGAAAAGACGATCGGATTCGTGACACACTCCATTCCCGAGGCGGTTTACCTGAGCACAAAGATCGTGGTGATGAGCCCGCGGCCTGGGCGGATTGCTGATGTGATTGACAGCCCGTTGCCCAAGGAGCGGCCGCTGGATATTCGTGACACTCCGGAGTTCATTGAGGTCGCGCATCGCGTCCGGGAAGGTTTGCGGGGTGGGCATTCCAATGACGACTAA
- the hydA gene encoding dihydropyrimidinase has protein sequence MSTVIKNGTVVTADLTYKADVLVDGGVITEIGMNLTGDKELDATGCFVMPGGIDPHTHLEMPFMGTYSSDDFESGTRAALAGGTTMVVDFALPNPGESLLDALKRWDNKSTRANCDYSFHMAVTWWGEQVFDDIKTVIETRGINTFKHFMAYKGALMVNDDELFASFKRLAELGGTALVHAENGDVVAELSAKLLAEGNTGPEAHAYSRPPQVEGEATNRAIMIADMAGVPLYVVHTSCEEAHEAIRRAKMQGKRVWGEPLIQHLTLDESEYFNQDWDHAARRVMSPPFRNKQHQDSLWNGLQSGTLSVVATDHCAFTTEQKRFGVGDFTKIPNGTGGLEDRMPMLWTHGVNTGRLTPNEFVAVTSTNIAKILNCYPKKGAVLVGADADLVVWDPEKSKTISAGSQQSSIDYNVFEGKEVKGLPRFTLTRGQVAVHDGEIRTQEGHGDFVAREANTTVNKALSTWKELTAPRPVERTGIPATGV, from the coding sequence ATGAGTACTGTTATCAAAAACGGAACCGTTGTCACTGCGGACCTGACTTACAAGGCGGACGTATTGGTCGACGGTGGCGTGATCACCGAAATCGGTATGAACCTGACGGGGGATAAGGAGCTGGACGCAACCGGCTGTTTTGTGATGCCGGGCGGGATTGATCCCCATACCCATCTCGAAATGCCGTTCATGGGCACTTATTCCAGCGATGACTTTGAAAGCGGGACGCGGGCGGCCTTGGCCGGCGGTACGACGATGGTTGTCGATTTTGCTCTTCCCAACCCTGGTGAAAGCCTGCTGGATGCACTGAAACGTTGGGACAACAAGTCGACACGGGCGAATTGTGACTATTCGTTCCACATGGCGGTGACCTGGTGGGGAGAACAGGTGTTCGACGACATCAAAACCGTGATCGAGACGCGCGGTATCAACACCTTCAAACATTTCATGGCCTACAAGGGTGCGCTGATGGTGAATGATGATGAGCTGTTCGCCTCGTTCAAGCGTCTTGCGGAGCTTGGCGGTACTGCCCTGGTTCATGCCGAGAACGGGGATGTGGTGGCAGAACTGAGTGCCAAGCTGCTTGCCGAAGGGAACACCGGCCCCGAAGCACATGCGTATTCGCGCCCGCCGCAGGTGGAAGGTGAAGCCACCAACCGGGCGATCATGATTGCGGACATGGCGGGTGTGCCGCTTTACGTTGTACACACCTCGTGTGAAGAGGCGCATGAAGCTATCCGCCGGGCGAAAATGCAGGGTAAGCGAGTGTGGGGAGAGCCCCTGATCCAGCACCTGACATTGGACGAAAGTGAATACTTCAATCAGGATTGGGACCACGCGGCGCGACGGGTCATGAGCCCTCCGTTCCGGAACAAACAGCATCAGGACAGTCTGTGGAACGGCCTGCAATCCGGAACGTTGAGCGTGGTTGCAACCGATCATTGCGCCTTCACAACCGAACAGAAACGCTTTGGCGTTGGGGATTTCACCAAGATCCCGAACGGCACCGGCGGGCTGGAAGATCGGATGCCGATGCTGTGGACGCATGGGGTCAACACAGGGCGCCTGACGCCGAATGAATTCGTAGCTGTTACTTCAACAAACATTGCCAAGATTTTGAATTGCTATCCTAAAAAGGGCGCAGTTCTGGTAGGTGCAGATGCTGATCTTGTCGTTTGGGATCCTGAGAAATCCAAAACGATCAGTGCCGGTTCCCAGCAATCCTCGATTGACTACAACGTGTTTGAGGGCAAGGAGGTCAAAGGTCTGCCACGCTTTACCCTGACTCGGGGACAGGTGGCGGTGCATGACGGTGAAATCCGCACGCAGGAAGGTCATGGGGACTTTGTCGCGCGCGAGGCGAACACTACCGTCAACAAGGCGCTGAGCACCTGGAAAGAACTGACGGCCCCAAGGCCTGTCGAGCGGACGGGAATTCCGGCGACCGGTGTTTGA
- a CDS encoding Zn-dependent hydrolase produces MAAPAQNLRINGDRLWDSLMELAKIGPGVAGGNNRQTLTDEDAEGRALFQKWCEEAGCTMGLDQMGNMFALREGTDPDALPVYVGSHLDTQPTGGKYDGVLGVLGGLELIRTLNDLGIKTKHPIVATNWTNEEGTRYAPAMLSSGVFAGMHTQDWAYNREDAEGKKFGDELNRIGWRGDEEVGARKMHAFFELHIEQGPILEAEGNDIGVVTHGQGLSWTQITVTGKDAHTGSTPMPMRKNAGLAMARILEKVDEIAWSHAPHAVGAAGHIDVYPNSRNVIPGKVVFTVDFRSPELEVITDMENRLRMAAEDIVDEMGLQIEFEKVGGFDPVKFDEACVSAVRNAAERLGYSHTDIISGAGHDACWINRVAPTAMVMCPCVDGLSHNEAEEISKEWAAAGADVLLHAVVETAKIVE; encoded by the coding sequence ATGGCAGCTCCGGCGCAGAATCTCAGGATCAATGGCGACAGGTTGTGGGACAGCCTGATGGAGTTGGCCAAGATCGGCCCGGGTGTCGCCGGTGGCAACAATCGCCAGACCCTGACGGATGAAGACGCGGAAGGCCGCGCCCTGTTCCAGAAGTGGTGCGAGGAAGCGGGCTGTACCATGGGGCTCGATCAGATGGGCAACATGTTCGCCCTCCGCGAAGGCACCGACCCGGACGCGTTGCCGGTTTACGTGGGATCGCATCTGGATACGCAGCCTACAGGCGGTAAATACGATGGTGTGCTGGGTGTCTTGGGTGGGCTGGAACTGATCCGGACGCTGAACGACCTGGGGATCAAGACAAAACATCCGATCGTCGCCACCAACTGGACAAACGAAGAAGGCACGCGTTACGCACCGGCTATGCTATCCTCGGGCGTGTTTGCAGGGATGCACACGCAGGATTGGGCATATAACCGCGAAGACGCTGAGGGCAAAAAGTTCGGGGATGAGTTGAACCGTATCGGCTGGCGAGGCGATGAAGAGGTGGGCGCCCGCAAGATGCATGCGTTCTTTGAGTTGCATATCGAACAGGGGCCGATCCTTGAAGCCGAAGGCAACGATATCGGCGTCGTCACCCACGGTCAGGGGCTGAGTTGGACGCAGATCACGGTAACGGGCAAGGATGCTCATACCGGATCGACACCGATGCCGATGCGCAAGAATGCCGGGTTGGCCATGGCGCGGATCCTGGAAAAAGTCGACGAGATCGCCTGGTCTCATGCTCCGCATGCGGTGGGTGCGGCGGGGCATATTGATGTCTATCCGAACTCACGCAATGTGATCCCGGGCAAGGTGGTGTTTACGGTCGATTTCCGCTCGCCCGAGCTGGAGGTGATCACCGACATGGAAAACCGCCTGCGGATGGCTGCCGAGGATATCGTTGACGAGATGGGCCTTCAGATCGAATTCGAGAAAGTCGGTGGGTTCGATCCGGTGAAATTTGACGAAGCTTGCGTGTCTGCCGTGCGAAACGCAGCCGAACGGCTGGGCTATTCGCACACCGATATCATTTCGGGTGCGGGGCATGACGCCTGTTGGATCAACAGGGTTGCTCCGACCGCGATGGTCATGTGCCCCTGTGTTGATGGGCTGAGCCATAACGAGGCCGAGGAAATCAGCAAGGAATGGGCGGCAGCCGGGGCGGATGTTCTGCTGCACGCCGTGGTCGAGACTGCCAAAATCGTGGAATAG
- a CDS encoding TetR family transcriptional regulator C-terminal domain-containing protein: MPKDRAPTRIQKKNRAAILEAALNVFSAHGFRGATVDQIAAEAGLSKPNLLYYFPSKEAIHTELLSGLLETWLAPLHDLDANGDPMEEILAYIRRKLQMSQELPRESRLFANELVQGAPRIHDALSNDLKALVDEKTTILTGWMDQGKIARVHPYHLMFSIWALTQHYADFDVQVRAILGNEDPFEGAETFVDTLYRKLLSP, translated from the coding sequence ATGCCAAAAGACCGCGCACCGACTCGCATTCAGAAAAAGAACCGTGCTGCGATTCTAGAGGCTGCCTTGAATGTGTTTTCTGCTCACGGGTTTCGCGGAGCAACCGTTGATCAGATTGCGGCCGAAGCGGGTCTGAGCAAACCGAACCTGCTGTATTATTTCCCTTCAAAAGAGGCGATCCATACAGAGCTGCTTTCCGGGTTGTTAGAGACCTGGCTGGCCCCGCTGCACGACCTGGACGCAAACGGCGATCCAATGGAAGAAATCCTGGCATACATTCGGCGCAAGTTGCAGATGAGTCAGGAGTTACCACGCGAAAGCCGCCTTTTCGCCAACGAGCTTGTGCAGGGCGCGCCGCGCATTCATGATGCTTTGTCCAATGATCTCAAGGCACTGGTCGACGAAAAGACCACGATCCTTACCGGCTGGATGGATCAGGGAAAAATCGCACGAGTGCATCCCTACCACCTGATGTTTTCGATCTGGGCCTTGACACAGCACTATGCTGATTTCGATGTTCAGGTTCGTGCAATTCTGGGCAACGAAGATCCGTTCGAGGGCGCAGAAACCTTTGTTGATACGTTGTACCGAAAGCTTCTGAGCCCCTGA
- the preA gene encoding NAD-dependent dihydropyrimidine dehydrogenase subunit PreA, which yields MADLTTNFLGISSPNPYWLASAPPTDKEYNVRRAFEAGWGGVVWKTLGSEGPPVVNVNGPRYGAIYGADRRLLGLNNIELITDRPLEVNLEEMARVKSDYPDRALIASIMVPCEEEAWKAILPRVAETGADGIELNFGCPHGMSERGMGSAVGQVPEYIEMVTRWCKKYYDRPVIVKLTPNITDIRKPAAAARNGGADAVSLINTINSITSVNLDTFSPEPSIDGRGSHGGYCGPAVKPIALSMVSEIARAEATRGLPISGIGGVTTWRDAAEFISLGCGNVQVCTAAMTYGFKIIDELTAGLSEWMDEKGYSSVDEVIGRAVPNVTDWQYLNLNFIAKAKIDQDQCIKCGRCYAACEDTSHQAISMSEDRVFEVMDDECVACNLCVDVCPIEGCIDMVPMAAGEVDPRTGKEVQPTYANWTTHPNNPMAKAAE from the coding sequence ATGGCCGATCTGACGACAAACTTTCTGGGCATTTCCAGCCCCAACCCGTACTGGCTGGCCTCTGCGCCGCCGACGGACAAGGAATACAACGTTCGCCGCGCGTTCGAAGCGGGATGGGGCGGCGTTGTCTGGAAAACTCTTGGGTCCGAGGGACCTCCGGTCGTGAACGTGAATGGCCCGCGTTATGGCGCAATTTATGGCGCTGATCGCAGATTGCTGGGCCTTAACAATATTGAACTGATCACTGATCGTCCGCTTGAGGTAAACCTTGAGGAAATGGCGCGGGTCAAATCAGATTACCCGGACCGTGCTCTGATCGCGTCAATCATGGTGCCATGCGAGGAAGAGGCGTGGAAGGCGATACTGCCGCGTGTGGCTGAGACTGGTGCCGACGGGATCGAGCTGAACTTCGGCTGTCCGCATGGGATGAGCGAACGCGGTATGGGCTCGGCCGTTGGGCAGGTTCCTGAATATATCGAGATGGTCACACGCTGGTGCAAGAAATACTATGACCGCCCGGTCATCGTGAAGCTTACGCCAAACATAACTGACATCCGTAAACCGGCTGCGGCCGCCAGAAATGGCGGCGCGGATGCGGTGTCGCTGATCAACACAATCAATTCGATCACCAGCGTCAATCTGGACACGTTCAGCCCTGAACCTTCGATTGACGGCAGGGGTAGTCACGGTGGGTATTGCGGCCCGGCAGTAAAGCCGATTGCCCTGTCGATGGTGTCCGAGATCGCGCGGGCCGAGGCGACGCGAGGCCTGCCCATTTCCGGCATCGGCGGCGTCACCACATGGCGCGATGCGGCCGAGTTCATCTCGTTGGGCTGTGGCAACGTTCAGGTGTGTACAGCCGCGATGACCTATGGCTTCAAGATCATCGACGAACTGACGGCGGGTCTGTCGGAATGGATGGACGAAAAGGGATATTCAAGCGTCGACGAGGTGATCGGGCGCGCGGTGCCCAATGTCACCGACTGGCAGTATCTGAACCTCAACTTCATCGCCAAAGCCAAGATCGATCAGGATCAGTGCATCAAGTGTGGCCGGTGTTACGCGGCCTGTGAAGACACCAGCCATCAGGCGATTTCCATGTCCGAGGACCGCGTCTTCGAGGTGATGGATGACGAATGCGTCGCCTGTAACCTCTGCGTCGATGTTTGCCCGATCGAAGGCTGCATCGATATGGTGCCGATGGCAGCGGGCGAGGTTGATCCCCGAACCGGAAAAGAAGTCCAGCCAACTTATGCGAACTGGACGACGCATCCGAACAACCCAATGGCCAAAGCGGCCGAATGA
- a CDS encoding methyltransferase domain-containing protein, which produces MSQIEQAVAQHYTTGALTERVRAALEASGIDPDAATVADLKAGDEFHTGGVLATDNLFAQLSPTHATRVLDVGCGIGGTSRYIVDKYDSTVTGVDLTPEFVETAAALSDLVGHSEKASFHVGSALDMPVPDAGFDLAIMMHVGMNIEDKAGLFAEVSRALAAGGTFALFDVMGGEVDEPLAFPLPWSTLPETSFVHAPDVYKDAAKKAGLELVTETDRTAFAIQFFEDVFAKIAETGPAPLGIHLMMGETAPEKFQNYVKNLKAGRIRPTEMIFKKTG; this is translated from the coding sequence ATGTCCCAGATCGAACAAGCTGTTGCTCAACATTACACTACCGGTGCACTGACCGAACGCGTCCGCGCGGCACTGGAGGCCAGCGGCATCGACCCGGATGCGGCCACGGTCGCTGATCTGAAGGCTGGGGATGAGTTCCATACAGGCGGCGTTCTTGCAACCGACAACCTGTTTGCGCAGCTTTCGCCGACCCATGCGACACGTGTTCTGGATGTCGGATGCGGCATCGGAGGCACATCCCGGTACATAGTGGACAAATATGATTCAACGGTAACAGGGGTCGACCTGACACCAGAGTTCGTTGAAACCGCCGCCGCGCTCAGTGATCTGGTCGGTCATTCTGAAAAGGCCAGCTTTCACGTTGGCAGTGCACTGGACATGCCTGTGCCGGATGCGGGGTTCGACCTCGCCATCATGATGCATGTGGGCATGAATATCGAAGACAAGGCAGGTCTGTTCGCCGAAGTATCGCGCGCACTTGCCGCTGGAGGCACCTTTGCCCTGTTCGACGTCATGGGCGGAGAGGTGGATGAGCCGCTGGCTTTTCCGCTTCCCTGGTCCACTTTGCCAGAAACCTCCTTTGTTCACGCGCCGGATGTCTATAAGGACGCCGCAAAGAAGGCTGGTCTTGAATTGGTCACCGAAACAGACCGCACCGCGTTTGCGATCCAATTCTTCGAGGACGTGTTTGCCAAGATAGCCGAGACCGGGCCAGCACCGCTGGGTATCCACCTGATGATGGGCGAAACGGCGCCCGAAAAGTTCCAAAACTACGTCAAAAACCTCAAGGCCGGGCGCATTCGCCCGACCGAAATGATATTCAAAAAAACCGGCTGA
- a CDS encoding NAD(P)-dependent oxidoreductase — MAQGQMAPGIVAGRLSSDELTSNFTDLHPPLAQHEAAVAADRCYFCYDAPCVTACPTDIDIPLFIRQIQAGQPQSAGRTILEQNILGGMCARVCPTETLCEEACVREAAEGKPVEIGRLQRFATDEIMASGVHPFERAPSTGKTVAVVGAGPAGLACAHRLAMLGHDVVIHESKPKPGGLNEYGIAAYKSTNDFAQAEVDWLLKIGGIAIETGSVLGESISLDGLVENYDAVFLSIGLAGVNALRAGGVDKDGVRAAVDFISDVRQASDLANLPVGRNVVVIGGGMTAVDAAVKSKLLGAEHVTIAYRRGRDAMGASRYEQDLAASHGVRILTNVQPVAVHGNGAAAEIELEYTSSQNGQLTGTGEMIRLPADQVLKAIGQTLEGTPDGLTLDGNKIAVSGAGRTSVAGTWAGGDCASGGEDLTVTAVAEGRDAAMDIHATLFS; from the coding sequence ATGGCACAGGGCCAGATGGCACCCGGTATCGTAGCCGGGCGGCTTTCAAGCGATGAGCTGACCTCAAATTTCACCGATCTGCATCCGCCACTTGCGCAGCATGAGGCCGCAGTAGCCGCAGATCGCTGTTATTTTTGCTACGACGCACCATGCGTTACGGCCTGTCCAACGGATATCGATATCCCGTTGTTCATTCGCCAGATTCAAGCCGGTCAACCGCAATCAGCAGGGCGCACGATCCTGGAACAGAACATTCTGGGCGGAATGTGCGCTCGGGTCTGTCCAACCGAAACACTGTGCGAAGAGGCCTGTGTTCGCGAAGCCGCCGAAGGCAAACCGGTTGAAATCGGGCGCCTGCAACGTTTTGCCACCGATGAAATCATGGCCTCGGGTGTGCATCCGTTCGAACGTGCGCCTTCGACCGGTAAGACAGTTGCGGTTGTGGGGGCTGGGCCTGCGGGTCTGGCATGCGCCCACCGGCTGGCCATGCTGGGCCATGATGTGGTGATCCATGAAAGCAAGCCCAAACCCGGCGGCCTGAATGAATACGGTATTGCGGCCTACAAATCGACCAACGATTTTGCACAGGCCGAGGTGGACTGGCTGCTGAAAATCGGCGGGATTGCAATCGAGACCGGTTCGGTTTTGGGCGAAAGCATCTCATTGGATGGGCTGGTCGAAAACTACGACGCGGTGTTTCTGTCCATTGGTCTTGCTGGCGTCAACGCCCTGCGTGCAGGCGGTGTCGATAAAGACGGAGTACGGGCTGCGGTCGATTTCATCTCGGACGTGCGGCAGGCCAGTGACCTTGCCAATCTGCCCGTTGGGCGGAATGTGGTCGTTATCGGCGGAGGCATGACCGCGGTGGATGCTGCTGTGAAGTCCAAGCTTCTGGGCGCGGAACATGTGACCATTGCCTATCGTCGTGGCCGCGACGCTATGGGGGCCAGCCGGTACGAGCAGGATCTGGCAGCGTCGCACGGTGTTCGGATTTTGACAAATGTTCAGCCAGTGGCCGTACACGGCAATGGTGCAGCGGCCGAGATTGAGTTGGAATATACATCCAGCCAGAACGGTCAGCTCACTGGAACCGGAGAGATGATCCGCCTGCCAGCAGATCAAGTGCTCAAGGCTATTGGGCAGACGCTGGAAGGCACACCGGACGGGCTGACGCTGGACGGCAACAAGATAGCCGTCAGCGGGGCTGGCCGAACCTCCGTGGCCGGTACCTGGGCTGGTGGCGACTGCGCCTCGGGAGGGGAAGACCTGACCGTAACCGCTGTTGCTGAGGGCCGGGACGCAGCGATGGACATCCACGCGACGCTCTTTTCGTGA